From Segatella copri, the proteins below share one genomic window:
- a CDS encoding inorganic phosphate transporter: protein MGTIYLCIVIFLLCLAVFDLFVGVSNDAVNFLQSAIGAKVAKFRTVLIIASCGVVLGAIMSSGMMDIARHGIMSPDHFTFEEVMTLFLAVMVTDVIILDVFNTLGMPTSTTVSLVFELLGGAFILATLKMYGDDSLNYGVLLNSNKALEVIMGIFSSVIIAFVFGAFVMWLSRIIFTFNYRKHSRYSIAIFGGIAFTALSYFIFMKGLGKSPYLPAEVRDYIDQNLGFLICITFVVSAVVMEFLHLCRVNIFKFTVLMGTFALAMAFAGNDLVNFIGVPLAGLSSYQDYMANANGAAPDQFMMTSLMESAKTTPGFLLAAGAVMIIAMATSKKAQNVIKTSVDLSRQDEGDEMFGSSSAARVIVRNCQATDSWLKQFMPKALMNWINSRFDKNDVELEESAAFDVVRAAVNLVLASMLITIGTNLKLPLSTTYVTFMVAMGSSLADRAWSRESAVFRVTGVLSVIGGWFITAGVAFAACAIVCIIMHFGGVGIQACFMGLVIYLLIRSNIQYNKKAKEEGKSSTFQLMMRSRDPEIVWDLLRRQVSRTQSYVCHFALNEFNQIMDGLANENTRDLRHANKDLKKEQDMLKKFRRQEMLGLKKSPIEIAIERNTWFHLGANSNQQFIYSLRRMLDPIKEHVDNNFNPLPAEYIKEFTPVRQKINDLMRMSCELIETGRYDSYREILAEADACKDELSVLRKKHIDRIQHMTDNTLMQISLVYLNVLQESQEFLSVMRHQLRAAKKFMEK, encoded by the coding sequence TGCAATCTGCCATCGGAGCTAAGGTGGCTAAGTTTCGCACGGTGCTGATTATCGCATCTTGCGGTGTGGTTCTCGGAGCCATCATGTCATCGGGAATGATGGATATCGCCCGCCATGGTATCATGAGTCCTGACCACTTTACATTCGAAGAGGTAATGACGCTCTTCCTGGCGGTCATGGTGACTGATGTCATCATCCTGGATGTGTTCAACACCTTAGGTATGCCAACCTCAACTACTGTCTCTCTGGTATTCGAGTTACTGGGTGGTGCTTTCATCCTCGCTACCCTGAAGATGTACGGCGACGATAGCCTCAACTATGGCGTATTGCTCAATAGCAACAAGGCGTTGGAGGTAATCATGGGTATCTTCTCATCTGTCATCATCGCCTTCGTGTTTGGAGCCTTTGTAATGTGGCTTTCCCGTATCATTTTCACCTTCAACTACCGCAAGCACAGCCGCTACAGTATCGCTATCTTCGGCGGTATCGCCTTTACAGCCCTCTCTTACTTCATCTTCATGAAGGGTTTGGGCAAGAGTCCTTACCTGCCTGCTGAGGTGCGCGATTACATCGACCAGAATCTCGGTTTTCTCATCTGCATCACCTTCGTGGTGTCTGCTGTAGTAATGGAATTCCTGCACCTCTGCCGTGTCAACATCTTCAAGTTTACGGTGCTGATGGGTACTTTCGCCCTGGCTATGGCTTTCGCTGGTAACGACCTGGTAAACTTCATCGGTGTGCCTCTGGCTGGTCTCTCTTCTTATCAGGACTATATGGCAAATGCCAACGGTGCAGCGCCAGACCAGTTTATGATGACTTCATTGATGGAGAGTGCCAAGACAACTCCAGGCTTCCTGCTTGCTGCCGGTGCCGTGATGATTATCGCCATGGCGACATCCAAGAAAGCACAGAACGTAATCAAGACTTCTGTTGACTTGAGCCGTCAGGACGAGGGCGATGAGATGTTCGGCAGTTCTTCTGCAGCCCGCGTGATTGTACGCAACTGCCAGGCTACAGATTCATGGTTGAAGCAGTTTATGCCAAAGGCGCTGATGAACTGGATCAACAGCCGTTTTGACAAGAATGATGTTGAACTCGAGGAGAGTGCTGCTTTCGACGTGGTTCGTGCAGCCGTTAACCTGGTACTTGCTTCCATGCTGATCACCATCGGTACCAACCTCAAGTTGCCTCTCTCTACCACCTACGTTACCTTCATGGTAGCTATGGGTTCTTCACTTGCTGATAGAGCATGGAGCCGCGAGAGTGCCGTATTCCGTGTAACAGGTGTATTGAGTGTAATCGGTGGTTGGTTCATCACAGCCGGTGTAGCTTTCGCAGCCTGTGCCATTGTTTGTATCATCATGCACTTTGGTGGTGTGGGCATCCAGGCTTGCTTCATGGGTTTGGTTATCTACCTGCTCATCCGCAGCAACATCCAGTATAACAAGAAGGCTAAGGAAGAGGGCAAGAGCAGTACCTTCCAGCTGATGATGCGTTCCCGCGACCCGGAGATTGTATGGGATTTGCTTCGCCGTCAGGTTTCACGCACCCAGTCTTACGTCTGCCACTTCGCCCTGAACGAGTTCAACCAGATTATGGATGGTCTTGCCAACGAGAATACCCGCGACCTTCGTCATGCCAACAAGGATCTGAAGAAGGAACAGGATATGCTGAAGAAGTTCCGCCGTCAGGAGATGCTCGGTTTGAAGAAATCGCCTATCGAGATTGCCATCGAGCGCAACACCTGGTTCCATCTGGGTGCCAACAGCAACCAGCAGTTTATCTACTCTCTGCGCCGTATGCTCGACCCAATCAAGGAACATGTTGACAACAACTTCAATCCGCTTCCTGCTGAATACATCAAGGAGTTTACTCCTGTACGCCAGAAGATCAACGACCTGATGCGCATGAGCTGCGAACTGATAGAGACCGGCAGATATGACAGCTATCGCGAGATTCTTGCCGAGGCAGATGCCTGCAAAGACGAACTCTCTGTTCTCCGCAAAAAGCATATCGACCGCATCCAGCACATGACAGACAATACGCTGATGCAGATTTCTCTGGTTTATCTCAACGTACTGCAGGAGAGTCAGGAATTCCTGAGTGTGATGAGGCATCAGTTAAGAGCTGCAAAGAAGTTTATGGAAAAGTAA